The Chamaesiphon minutus PCC 6605 DNA window CCCTCCTCTCCTTCTACCGTGTATACACAAGTCCAGTAACAAGCGCAAATGGTCGAAATCCCCCTGTCTTGTCTCCCTAATCCGTCGGGGAACCCGACGTTGGCGCAGCCACTCCAAAGGAGTTACGGGAGCCGCTAAATCCCCCTTAAAAAGGGGGACTTTGGCTGGATCTTAGCCCCCTTTTTAAGGGGGTTTGGGGGATTTAGATCTAAAAACGAAGTCAACCATACTTGTGTACACACCGTAGCCCTCTCCTTAGGGAGAGGCTACGCCAACGGAGGGGTGCCCGTAGGGCGGGGTGGGTAGATCTCCGCAGCTACTCCGATTTCAACACCAAATTTGTCAACATCGTATTCATCTTATTCACCGACTCCACATACTCATTTTCTGGTACCGACTCAGCCACAATCCCCGCACCAGCATTGAAATGAATCGTGTCACCGTACTGATAAGCCGATCGAATCGCGATCGCCAGATCCGCCGTACCGCGACTATCGATCCAGCCAATCCCGCCCGCATATAGCCCCCGTGGTTCCGTTTCCAAGCGATCGATCCACTCCAATGCCGATCGTTTATTAATGCCCGAAACCGTAATCCCAGGGAATAACACCTTCAACGCATCCCAAAGTGTCTTATCGGGTTGCAGTTCCCCACCAACGCGAGAAGACAGATGTTGGACGCAGCGGTATTGCTTGACCTCCATAAAATCAAACACCCGCACGGTTTCCGGCACACAGAGCGAAGTTATTTCATCTTGAGCCAGCCAGATCGAGAGGGCATGTTCTTTTACCTCTTTGGCATCGGTAAATAACTCGCGATTTAACTGCTCGTCTCGCTCCAGATTTTCAGATCGGGGACGAGTTCCCGCGAGTGGGTTGGTAATTGCAAATCGATCCGCATCCACCGTCATCAAAATCTCAGGGCTGAAACCCACCGCGCTGACATCATCGAATTGGAAACAATACGATCGCGCTGAATTATTACTCTCAGTCCCCAGACGATAGGTACCCAACAGATCCATCTGTCCCTTAACTTTGACCGATCGAGCGATAATAGCTTTGTGCAAATGTCCGGCTTGAATTGCCTCTACCATTTCGCTCACTTTGGTTTGATAATCTTCGCGATCGGCAAAATCCAGAGTGGGTGGGGTGGCGGTATAATTCCGCAATGGAGACTCGATCGCTAGAGCTTCGATAATTTTAGTTAGAGATTTGACACTTTTAATCCGAATCCCTTTATCGGTAATCTGGAGTTCGGTTTCAGGAATCGAAAAATATAATAAGGGTTGCTCGATCGCCTTACTATAACTCGAATAAAACCGCGCCATATCGAAACCCACATAGCCATACGCCGTCCAATTTTCGATCGGTAATGATGCCAGCATCTTCTCTACCTGCTGGAGCGGATCGCCAACAATTCTCGTTCCGAGAGGCTCCGCCAACGATCGCGACTCGATTTCACCTAAATAATCTAAGGTTACAGTATCAGTACTCACCGCAATACTGGCTAAGGTATTCCCCGCAATCCGCGTCTGCCCATCGCCCTCGTAGAGCATATAACTGGAAAATAAACCAATATCTAACAAATTTTGTAATAAAGATTGCGGATCTTTGGTTTCTGGGACGAATAATTCATGGTAAACGAGCGGCTGAGTGTCGGTGGAAAACATAAGTAATTATTTAGTGGATAGTAAATAGTGGTTGTCAACGACTGGAAACCGCGCGGTTAAAAACCGCAACGGTTCGTAACCGCATCGCTAAATTTTCAACAATGCTTGACGATGTACTTTGCCAGTCGGTGTGCGTGGCAGCGCGTCCAAAAACTGGATGCTTTTGGGAACCTTAAATGGGGACAATTGCGCCTTCACCGCTTGGCGGATACTGCGCTCTAACTCGATCGAGGGTGCAAATTCAGATTTGAGACTCACATAGGCAATTACCTGCGTTAAATCTCCATCTAGCTCAGCACTAGGCACAACCGCCGCATCGAGGATACTTTGATGCTGGAGCAATACATCCTCCACTTCAAACGGAGATACCCACATCCCATT harbors:
- a CDS encoding salicylate synthase, encoding MFSTDTQPLVYHELFVPETKDPQSLLQNLLDIGLFSSYMLYEGDGQTRIAGNTLASIAVSTDTVTLDYLGEIESRSLAEPLGTRIVGDPLQQVEKMLASLPIENWTAYGYVGFDMARFYSSYSKAIEQPLLYFSIPETELQITDKGIRIKSVKSLTKIIEALAIESPLRNYTATPPTLDFADREDYQTKVSEMVEAIQAGHLHKAIIARSVKVKGQMDLLGTYRLGTESNNSARSYCFQFDDVSAVGFSPEILMTVDADRFAITNPLAGTRPRSENLERDEQLNRELFTDAKEVKEHALSIWLAQDEITSLCVPETVRVFDFMEVKQYRCVQHLSSRVGGELQPDKTLWDALKVLFPGITVSGINKRSALEWIDRLETEPRGLYAGGIGWIDSRGTADLAIAIRSAYQYGDTIHFNAGAGIVAESVPENEYVESVNKMNTMLTNLVLKSE